One stretch of Heterodontus francisci isolate sHetFra1 chromosome 22, sHetFra1.hap1, whole genome shotgun sequence DNA includes these proteins:
- the LOC137381321 gene encoding zinc finger protein 436-like has translation MCGKGFADSSTLQKHQRVHTGERPFSCSMCGKRFADSSTLRTHQRVHTGERPFSCTVCGKRFSDSSTLQKHQRVHTGERPFTCSTCGKRFIFSSTLLTHQRVHTGERPFTCSICGKGFTQSSNLLTHKNIHSDERPFKCSECEKTFKSRREMVRHQRTHNGERPFTCTECGNRYTRSSHLLAHQRVHTGERPFTCNECGNRFTRLSTLLTHQRVHTGERPFTCSVCGKGFTHSSTLLRHQRVHTGERPFSCSMCGKGFTQSSNLLIHQQVHKGLQGLDSAVIAAVNHIQD, from the coding sequence atgtgtgggaagggatttgctgactcatccaccctgcagaaacatcagcgagttcacactggggagagaccgttcagctgctccatgtgtgggaagagatttgctGATTCATCCACCCTgcggacacaccagcgagttcacactggggagaggccgttcagctgcactgtgtgtgggaagagattttctgattcatccaccctgcagaaacatcagcgagttcacactggggagagaccgttcacctgctccacaTGCGGGAAGAGATTTATCTTTTCgtccaccctgctgacacaccagcgagttcacactggggagagaccattcacctgctccatctgtgggaaaggattcactcagtcatccaacctgctgacacacaagAACATTCACAGTGATGAACGACCTTTTAAATGTTCAGAATGTGAGAAGACTTTTAAAAGTAGACGTGAAATGGTgagacaccaacgcactcacaatggagagagaccattcacctgcactgagtgtgggaacagATACACCCGTTCATCCCACctgctggcacaccagcgagttcacactggggagaggccattcacctgcaatgAGTGTGGGAACAGATTCACCCGTTTATCCACCCTGCTGactcaccagcgagttcacactggggagaggccgttcacctgctctgtttgtgggaagggattcactcactcatccaccctgctgcgacaccagcgagttcacactggggagaggccgttctcctgctccatgtgtgggaagggattcactcagtcatccaacctgctgatacaccagcaggTTCACAAGGGCCTGCAGGGGttagattctgctgttattgctgctgttaatcacatccaggactga